The following proteins are encoded in a genomic region of Streptococcus constellatus subsp. constellatus:
- a CDS encoding MATE family efflux transporter: protein MGKQDMKTQLLTKSPKDLLFQLAIPGIIGMVVIGLYPFMDGIFAGWIIGDYAMSAISISMSLTIINGGISALIGVGSASILSRAIGKGDKETTDKIFGNFCYWVILFSIVITVLGLVFAPNFLDLVGAKGNIKELGVRYLRVVFFGSIFVNFAQAGNMTMRGEGALKQSMMIMGVGALLNIILDPIFMKLMGEYAIEGAAIATVISQIVQAILTFHYFSKKSAFVGIHKIQKSKAIYSEMFSIGSSAMMMQILFAVQQTFLFKQAFAYGGDNWGILMSATMRLYMFSFIPLWGMSQGLQPVIGANFGAKQYQRVKDTMKIFMYGATILAAISWIPSMFFSEKLLSLFNVRSEIIEAGVMNFKLFYSTFILYGIMIMTLTFFQSIGDGKKASMIVMLRQLILFIPAILLLPKVFGGLAVWWAEPIVDFSMILLGLFLMLSRLRKIGKEEAINC, encoded by the coding sequence ATGGGAAAACAAGATATGAAAACACAACTTTTAACAAAAAGTCCTAAAGATTTATTGTTTCAATTAGCTATTCCAGGAATTATAGGAATGGTTGTTATAGGACTTTATCCATTTATGGATGGAATATTTGCTGGGTGGATTATAGGGGATTATGCTATGTCTGCCATTAGTATATCGATGTCTTTAACAATAATAAATGGTGGTATATCAGCACTTATTGGAGTTGGTAGTGCGTCGATTTTGTCAAGGGCTATTGGAAAGGGAGATAAAGAAACAACGGATAAAATATTTGGAAATTTTTGTTATTGGGTAATTTTATTCTCTATAGTAATCACAGTATTAGGCTTGGTATTTGCACCTAATTTTCTGGATTTGGTAGGAGCAAAAGGAAATATTAAAGAACTGGGAGTTAGATATTTAAGAGTAGTTTTCTTTGGTTCAATATTTGTGAATTTTGCTCAAGCAGGCAATATGACAATGCGTGGTGAAGGTGCATTGAAGCAATCTATGATGATTATGGGAGTAGGTGCTTTATTAAATATTATTTTAGATCCTATTTTTATGAAGTTGATGGGAGAGTATGCAATTGAAGGTGCAGCCATTGCAACTGTAATATCTCAAATTGTACAGGCGATATTAACATTTCACTATTTTTCAAAGAAAAGTGCTTTTGTTGGTATCCATAAAATTCAAAAGAGCAAGGCAATCTACAGTGAAATGTTTAGTATAGGAAGTTCGGCTATGATGATGCAAATTTTATTTGCAGTACAACAAACATTTTTGTTCAAACAGGCTTTCGCTTATGGTGGAGATAATTGGGGAATTCTAATGTCTGCAACAATGAGACTTTATATGTTCTCATTTATTCCATTGTGGGGAATGAGTCAAGGGTTACAGCCTGTTATAGGAGCCAATTTTGGAGCAAAACAATATCAAAGAGTAAAAGATACTATGAAGATTTTCATGTATGGGGCAACAATACTTGCTGCTATTTCTTGGATACCATCCATGTTTTTCTCCGAAAAATTATTGTCATTGTTTAATGTGAGAAGTGAAATAATTGAAGCTGGAGTTATGAACTTTAAATTGTTCTATTCTACCTTTATCCTGTATGGAATTATGATTATGACTCTTACATTTTTCCAATCTATTGGAGATGGGAAAAAAGCAAGCATGATTGTAATGCTTAGACAACTGATTTTATTTATTCCGGCGATATTGCTATTGCCAAAGGTATTTGGAGGATTAGCAGTTTGGTGGGCTGAACCTATTGTAGATTTTAGTATGATTTTGCTCGGCTTGTTTTTAATGCTTAGCAGACTTAGAAAAATTGGAAAAGAAGAAGCGATAAATTGTTAA
- a CDS encoding ABC transporter ATP-binding protein translates to MLSALKKILDFSGDEKKNIYHSIWVSFLFAIFHMLQISAIYFIVKAVSEKDMSMTPAWIALILLVVSIVGRSIANYYSQLQQCHASYFMVANKRISIGEMFKKIPMGFFNGNNGGEVVGISTTVLEDVENTAAMVMVNTLSGFINTIIFTLMILIFEWRIGFIVTVGSLLYLVILSKMEKKSREVLPKRQMASAKLVDTVLEQIGGMSVIKSFNLTGKGDEKVRGAIENTRKTNLDCEKLFTPYTIVQNILLDLFSILIIGAGIFFYQRGELSFLNTVMTIIISFLAFSQIKLAGSATTALRVVSGSIEQTKKLEEFPQMDIEGKDIKPANFNISFENVEFAYSGKKILDDISVDIPQNQMTAIVGPSGAGKTTFCNLIARFWDIDNGKISIGGHNIKEYSLESLMKQISMVFQNVYLFQDTIENNIKFAKPNATHEEVVDAAKKACCHDFIMNLPEQYQTVIGEGGASLSGGEKQRISIARAMIKNAPIIIFDEATANVDPENEDKLQLAMEELTRNKTVIMIAHRLKTIKNANQILVLANGKIMQKGTHEELIQTDGIYRNFVEARQVATKWQLS, encoded by the coding sequence ATGCTAAGTGCTTTAAAAAAAATTTTAGATTTCTCAGGTGATGAGAAGAAAAATATATACCATTCTATATGGGTAAGTTTCTTGTTTGCAATTTTTCACATGCTTCAAATCAGTGCAATTTATTTTATAGTTAAAGCTGTTTCTGAAAAAGATATGAGTATGACACCTGCGTGGATTGCTTTGATACTTCTTGTTGTAAGCATAGTAGGCAGAAGTATTGCAAATTATTATTCACAGTTACAACAATGCCATGCAAGCTATTTTATGGTTGCAAATAAAAGAATTTCAATAGGGGAAATGTTCAAAAAAATTCCTATGGGATTTTTTAATGGAAACAATGGGGGAGAAGTCGTTGGTATTTCTACAACCGTTTTAGAAGATGTGGAAAATACGGCTGCGATGGTTATGGTAAATACCTTGTCGGGATTTATAAATACTATAATCTTTACTTTGATGATTTTAATATTTGAATGGAGAATAGGTTTTATTGTAACTGTCGGAAGTCTATTATATTTGGTTATTTTGTCAAAAATGGAAAAGAAGTCAAGAGAGGTTCTTCCTAAACGACAAATGGCTTCAGCAAAATTAGTAGATACTGTTTTAGAACAGATTGGAGGAATGTCTGTTATAAAATCCTTTAATTTAACCGGTAAAGGTGATGAGAAAGTTAGAGGTGCTATTGAAAATACCAGAAAAACAAATCTTGATTGTGAAAAGTTGTTTACACCTTACACGATTGTTCAAAATATTCTTTTAGATTTGTTCAGCATTTTAATCATAGGTGCAGGTATTTTCTTCTACCAAAGAGGAGAACTTTCGTTTCTGAATACAGTTATGACAATCATAATTTCATTTCTTGCTTTTTCACAAATTAAATTGGCAGGAAGTGCGACAACTGCCCTTAGGGTTGTTAGTGGCTCTATTGAACAAACCAAGAAATTAGAAGAATTTCCACAAATGGATATTGAAGGAAAAGATATAAAACCTGCTAATTTTAATATTTCTTTTGAAAATGTAGAATTTGCATATTCAGGAAAGAAAATTCTTGATGATATATCTGTTGATATACCACAAAACCAAATGACTGCAATAGTCGGACCTTCAGGAGCTGGAAAAACCACATTTTGTAACTTGATTGCAAGGTTTTGGGATATAGATAACGGGAAGATTAGTATAGGAGGACATAATATAAAGGAATATTCCTTAGAGTCATTGATGAAACAAATCAGTATGGTTTTCCAAAATGTGTATTTGTTCCAAGATACTATAGAAAATAATATAAAGTTTGCTAAGCCTAATGCTACCCATGAAGAAGTAGTAGATGCTGCTAAAAAGGCTTGCTGTCATGATTTTATTATGAACCTTCCTGAACAATACCAAACTGTTATAGGAGAAGGTGGTGCAAGTTTATCAGGTGGTGAAAAACAAAGAATTTCAATAGCAAGAGCTATGATAAAAAATGCCCCAATTATTATTTTTGATGAAGCCACAGCAAATGTTGATCCTGAAAATGAGGATAAATTACAGCTTGCAATGGAGGAACTTACGAGAAATAAAACTGTGATTATGATTGCACATAGGCTAAAAACTATAAAAAATGCAAATCAAATTCTTGTATTGGCTAATGGAAAGATAATGCAAAAAGGAACACACGAAGAACTAATTCAAACAGATGGTATTTACAGAAATTTTGTTGAAGCAAGACAAGTAGCAACCAAGTGGCAGTTATCATAA
- a CDS encoding SHOCT domain-containing protein: MNNELLKYSLQLSMLSILLSKHLLNDIEYRKIKLKLMKKYNISTELY; encoded by the coding sequence ATGAATAACGAATTACTAAAATATAGCCTCCAATTATCTATGCTATCTATCTTGCTGTCCAAACATTTACTAAATGATATTGAATACAGGAAGATAAAGTTAAAACTGATGAAAAAGTACAACATTTCAACAGAATTATATTAA
- a CDS encoding recombinase family protein — translation MKKEVKVIKGDTTLKRTASGCVERSIKRVAAYCRVSTDTEDQINSYNSQVEHYTEFIQKNNEWTLAGIYADEAITGTQVDRRIDFQRLINDCMNGDIDMIITKSISRFARNTLDTLKYVRKLKEFNVAVFFEEENINTLTMDGELLLTILSSVAQQEVENISANVKKGLRMKMERGEMVGFQGCLGYDYDPETKSISINEKEAEIVRYIFRRYIEGVGGMVISRELEEQGYLSPRGNKRWTETTVLGIIKNEKYKGDLMMGKTYTVDPISKRRLDNFGEQDKFYIENHHEPIISEEDFEKAQGIRLRRSKNRNTVANNGGKREKYSRKYAFSSMLECGFCGHNLSRRNWHSSSEYTKVIWQCVNATKNGKKYCPHSKGIEEEAIEKAFMESYRQVCHNNVEITNEFLKTVEEELKDNSLAKDLKKITNQLDKILKKEKDLVELRLNESISMDIYQDKYNEIAISKEKLLAEKRTLEVTLTDEKALKKRLEGFKKLLESNKYLEEFDRAVFESIVDKIIIGGTNDEGEIDPAMITIIYKTGKKDSQDGRLFKSRRKNAKEVNEKADSKLYPQSSDEVNNLCSYPMDNTCGDGSAIVQTRCR, via the coding sequence GTGAAGAAAGAAGTAAAAGTTATTAAAGGTGATACCACACTGAAAAGAACTGCATCAGGCTGTGTTGAACGCTCAATAAAGAGAGTGGCAGCTTATTGCAGAGTTAGTACGGATACCGAAGATCAGATTAACAGCTATAATTCTCAGGTAGAACACTACACAGAATTTATACAGAAGAATAACGAGTGGACTCTTGCCGGAATATATGCTGACGAAGCGATAACAGGAACACAGGTTGATCGAAGAATTGACTTTCAAAGGTTGATAAATGACTGTATGAATGGCGATATAGATATGATAATTACAAAGTCTATATCAAGATTTGCGAGAAATACATTAGATACCTTAAAGTATGTAAGAAAGCTGAAAGAATTTAATGTTGCAGTTTTTTTTGAAGAAGAAAACATAAACACCTTAACAATGGACGGTGAGTTGCTTTTAACAATTTTAAGTTCAGTTGCTCAACAGGAAGTAGAGAACATTTCAGCCAATGTCAAAAAAGGTTTGAGAATGAAGATGGAAAGAGGAGAAATGGTCGGCTTTCAAGGGTGTTTAGGCTATGACTATGATCCGGAAACTAAAAGCATTTCTATCAATGAAAAAGAAGCTGAGATTGTAAGATATATTTTTAGAAGATACATTGAAGGTGTTGGCGGTATGGTAATTTCCAGAGAACTGGAAGAACAAGGATATTTATCGCCAAGAGGAAATAAAAGATGGACTGAAACAACTGTTTTAGGAATCATAAAAAACGAAAAATATAAAGGGGATCTTATGATGGGAAAGACCTATACGGTTGATCCTATTTCAAAGAGAAGATTGGATAATTTCGGAGAACAGGATAAGTTTTATATAGAAAACCATCACGAGCCAATCATTTCAGAAGAAGATTTTGAAAAAGCTCAAGGTATTAGATTAAGAAGGTCAAAAAACAGAAATACTGTTGCCAATAATGGTGGTAAAAGAGAAAAGTATTCAAGAAAATATGCTTTTAGCAGTATGCTTGAATGTGGATTTTGCGGTCATAATCTTTCAAGAAGAAATTGGCATTCGAGTTCAGAATATACAAAAGTTATATGGCAGTGTGTCAATGCCACTAAAAACGGAAAGAAGTATTGTCCACATAGTAAAGGGATTGAAGAAGAAGCAATAGAAAAAGCATTTATGGAAAGCTATCGTCAGGTATGCCATAATAATGTGGAAATTACCAATGAATTCCTTAAAACTGTGGAAGAAGAATTGAAAGACAACAGTTTAGCTAAAGACCTGAAGAAGATAACAAATCAACTTGATAAGATACTAAAGAAAGAAAAGGATCTTGTTGAGTTAAGACTGAATGAGTCAATCAGCATGGATATATATCAGGACAAGTATAATGAAATAGCTATTAGTAAAGAGAAACTACTTGCAGAAAAGAGGACTTTAGAGGTAACACTTACCGATGAAAAAGCATTGAAGAAAAGGCTTGAGGGATTTAAAAAATTACTTGAATCCAATAAATATCTTGAGGAATTTGATAGAGCTGTATTTGAAAGTATAGTGGATAAAATCATCATTGGTGGAACTAACGATGAAGGCGAAATTGATCCTGCAATGATTACTATCATATACAAGACCGGGAAAAAAGATTCTCAGGACGGGAGATTATTTAAGAGCAGAAGAAAAAATGCTAAGGAAGTCAATGAGAAAGCTGACAGTAAATTGTATCCTCAATCAAGCGACGAGGTTAATAATTTGTGTTCCTATCCTATGGACAACACATGTGGAGACGGTAGCGCTATTGTCCAAACTCGATGTCGATAA
- a CDS encoding sigma-70 family RNA polymerase sigma factor codes for MPKEYYLYVNGQRVKVSEQIYKVYWREREHEKYLEQVDRKNHLLFFSSLDHDGHFVDNIVDESVDVEKIVETQMMIEAVRNAISRLNAEERDIIERLYFNDETVRSVAKLKSITHPALIKRRNKILEKLKKFIEEL; via the coding sequence ATGCCAAAAGAATATTACCTTTATGTCAACGGACAAAGGGTTAAAGTCAGCGAGCAGATATACAAAGTCTACTGGCGAGAACGAGAACACGAAAAGTATTTGGAGCAGGTGGACAGAAAAAACCACTTGCTCTTTTTTTCATCATTGGATCATGACGGACACTTTGTAGATAATATTGTTGATGAAAGTGTTGATGTAGAAAAGATTGTTGAAACACAGATGATGATTGAAGCAGTTAGAAATGCTATATCAAGGCTTAATGCTGAAGAAAGAGATATTATTGAACGCTTGTATTTCAATGATGAAACGGTTCGCTCAGTGGCAAAGCTCAAAAGTATTACACATCCGGCTTTAATCAAAAGAAGAAACAAAATTCTTGAAAAGCTGAAAAAATTCATCGAAGAACTTTAG
- a CDS encoding DUF1254 domain-containing protein produces the protein MEKDMKIKREKSLIERAFIFSFPLVLMDITKEVSTNTVKPVKSKSPVNQFLHAKDLATSEFRQVVTPNVDTLYSQIFFELKDDALVIKKPRTDRYLMFQIMDAWSNTIAILGTGGDTDEERIYILTGPNFNGEIPDGMKRIEVPTSIGWLIGRTICYGTEDTVNIYKLQNEMEAKTLSVWLDNGEMPNGTCDPDKEGVPIALAMKLTPDAYFERVNKLLIDNPAYSEDCKLLDEFADLGIGAGRHFSSFLSPVDLNRFWQEMKACVLPKLIKKTTNFMVRNGSFKFYGEPISRFGTQYEYRCLVAIAGFGANPVDTAVYLKAEEDADGEKLDAKNKYLLHFKADGLPPVGKYGFWSVTAYGDDDFLISNPIERYAISNRSNFKLNEDNSLDLVLQTEEPDKNIENWLPIGKSGFHLYLRIYRPDGSVIDGTWEAPTITKID, from the coding sequence ATGGAAAAAGATATGAAAATTAAAAGGGAAAAATCTCTTATAGAGCGGGCATTTATTTTTTCTTTTCCGCTTGTTCTGATGGACATCACTAAAGAAGTAAGTACAAATACAGTAAAGCCTGTTAAATCAAAGTCTCCCGTCAATCAATTTCTTCATGCAAAAGATCTTGCGACATCGGAGTTCAGACAAGTTGTTACACCAAATGTAGATACGCTGTATTCACAGATTTTTTTTGAATTAAAGGACGATGCACTTGTAATTAAAAAGCCTCGAACTGATAGATATCTGATGTTTCAGATTATGGATGCGTGGTCAAATACCATAGCAATCTTAGGAACCGGTGGAGATACGGATGAAGAGAGAATTTATATACTTACAGGACCTAATTTTAATGGAGAAATTCCTGATGGCATGAAAAGAATAGAGGTTCCTACTTCTATCGGATGGCTTATTGGAAGGACAATCTGTTATGGTACTGAAGATACAGTGAACATATATAAATTACAAAATGAAATGGAAGCAAAAACTTTATCTGTTTGGCTTGATAATGGTGAAATGCCCAATGGTACCTGTGATCCAGATAAAGAAGGGGTTCCAATTGCTCTTGCAATGAAACTGACTCCTGATGCTTATTTTGAAAGGGTAAATAAACTTCTAATTGACAATCCTGCATATTCTGAAGACTGCAAATTGCTTGATGAGTTTGCTGATTTAGGAATAGGTGCAGGACGTCATTTCAGTTCTTTTCTTTCACCTGTAGACTTAAACAGATTCTGGCAAGAAATGAAGGCTTGTGTTCTTCCAAAGCTGATTAAAAAAACAACAAATTTTATGGTAAGAAATGGTAGTTTTAAATTTTATGGAGAACCAATAAGCCGTTTTGGTACACAATATGAATATCGCTGTCTTGTTGCAATTGCAGGTTTTGGTGCTAACCCTGTTGATACTGCAGTTTACCTTAAAGCAGAGGAAGATGCTGATGGTGAAAAGCTTGATGCTAAAAACAAATACTTGCTTCATTTCAAAGCTGATGGACTTCCTCCTGTGGGGAAATATGGTTTTTGGTCAGTAACTGCATACGGAGATGACGATTTTTTGATTTCAAATCCAATTGAACGTTATGCTATAAGTAATCGTAGTAACTTCAAGCTAAATGAGGATAATTCTCTAGATTTGGTTCTTCAAACTGAAGAGCCAGATAAAAATATTGAAAATTGGTTGCCTATAGGTAAGAGTGGATTTCATCTTTATCTTAGAATATACAGACCCGATGGTAGTGTGATAGATGGAACGTGGGAAGCTCCTACAATAACAAAAATTGACTAA
- a CDS encoding TetR/AcrR family transcriptional regulator — translation MGFDHKQDALQKEETDRRILDAGFSMFSKMSIDKVSMENVADEAGIGIATLYRYYRTKSELVVAVGTHVWSNFIRDYMPIRNEDNTTAAEELEFFLDSFLELYKNHKKLLCFNQFFNIYIRNEAISKRALNSYNEMVDQLAMRFHKTYVKGKNDKTLCTEVSENSMFLSIMHLMLAAITRYAVGLAYEKDIESDNELVLLKNMLMHEFSRKK, via the coding sequence ATGGGATTTGATCATAAGCAGGATGCTTTGCAAAAAGAAGAAACCGATAGGAGAATACTTGATGCGGGTTTCAGTATGTTTTCCAAAATGAGTATAGACAAAGTTTCTATGGAAAATGTTGCAGATGAAGCTGGTATAGGAATTGCAACTCTATACAGATATTATCGAACTAAGTCTGAGCTTGTTGTTGCTGTCGGAACTCATGTGTGGAGCAATTTCATAAGAGATTATATGCCTATTAGAAATGAGGACAATACGACTGCAGCGGAAGAACTTGAATTTTTTCTTGATTCATTCCTCGAATTATATAAAAACCATAAAAAACTGCTTTGTTTCAATCAGTTTTTTAACATTTATATAAGAAATGAAGCAATTTCCAAAAGAGCTTTGAATTCATATAATGAAATGGTTGACCAACTCGCAATGCGCTTTCATAAAACTTATGTTAAAGGCAAGAATGATAAAACGTTATGCACGGAAGTGAGTGAAAATTCAATGTTTTTATCTATCATGCATCTTATGCTTGCTGCTATTACAAGATACGCAGTGGGACTTGCTTATGAAAAGGACATCGAGTCGGATAATGAGCTTGTTTTACTTAAGAATATGCTTATGCATGAATTCAGTCGAAAAAAATAA
- a CDS encoding alkyl/aryl-sulfatase — MRIKRKSSGRTCCSCATSSTAKANQTWYSILNFEDEREKECALRGLIESPEKLVIKRDDGEVAWDLGNFDFVKDKEAPDTVNPSLWRHTQLNAYAGLFEVCDGIYQVRGYDMANATFIKTDNGWIIFDVLMCKENMKAAMELMEKHFGEINIKAILYSHSHIDHYGGIMGAIKPEQVADEKLSLKEQLASGKIPILAPEGFLKHAVSENIYCGPAMGRRAQYQYGSPMKAGEKDRMAIGIGLGQSVGTVGLLAPTIEIKGNDTVIIDGLEINFHLTPGTEAPVEMNAYFPKYKGLWMAENCTGTMHNIYTLRGAQVRDAEAWAHYILEAEYLFGDETDVVFQSHNWPHWGKETIKEYMQDTAAVYQYINNQTLYCINQGMTPVEISRSLKLPDRLNKVWYCRQYYGTLSHNIKAVYQRYMGWYDANPVNLNLLTPEDTAKKWISYLGDLEKVLSKAKEDFARGEYQWVAQLTKEIVFAKPNFQEARNLCAMALEQLGYQAECGPWRCAYLMGAWELLEGNQSDNEGTAKGLETMMMGMTTEMMLSYIDIMTDSILAQNDEFTLNLKITDTNEEFFTIRRDGILLVYKGESKSNVDCSISLNRLQFLSLIFGKKEVIDQIVVAGDKTVLLRLLKYMAPPTTSFNIIEP; from the coding sequence ATGAGAATTAAAAGAAAATCTTCAGGTAGGACTTGTTGCTCGTGTGCGACATCGAGTACGGCTAAAGCTAATCAAACTTGGTATTCTATACTTAACTTTGAAGATGAACGCGAAAAAGAATGTGCATTAAGAGGATTGATTGAATCCCCTGAAAAACTTGTCATTAAGCGTGATGATGGGGAAGTTGCATGGGATCTTGGGAATTTTGATTTTGTCAAGGATAAAGAAGCGCCTGATACGGTAAATCCAAGTTTGTGGAGACATACACAACTTAATGCTTATGCGGGACTTTTTGAAGTATGTGATGGTATATATCAAGTGCGTGGCTATGACATGGCAAATGCAACTTTCATTAAAACAGATAATGGCTGGATAATTTTTGACGTCTTGATGTGCAAAGAAAATATGAAAGCGGCTATGGAACTTATGGAAAAGCATTTTGGGGAAATTAATATCAAGGCAATTCTTTATAGTCATTCTCACATAGATCACTATGGTGGAATTATGGGTGCAATAAAACCTGAACAAGTGGCAGATGAAAAGCTCAGTTTAAAAGAGCAGCTTGCTTCCGGTAAGATTCCAATATTGGCACCTGAGGGTTTCTTAAAACACGCTGTAAGCGAAAATATTTACTGTGGGCCCGCTATGGGACGAAGGGCTCAATACCAATATGGTTCTCCTATGAAAGCTGGAGAAAAAGATCGTATGGCAATAGGTATTGGACTCGGTCAATCTGTAGGGACGGTCGGTTTATTGGCACCTACAATAGAGATAAAAGGAAATGATACTGTAATTATAGACGGTTTAGAAATCAACTTTCATTTGACACCGGGAACAGAAGCTCCAGTGGAAATGAATGCATATTTTCCTAAATATAAAGGTCTTTGGATGGCTGAAAATTGCACGGGAACCATGCATAATATTTATACTCTTAGAGGTGCTCAGGTACGTGATGCTGAGGCATGGGCACACTATATACTTGAAGCTGAGTATCTTTTTGGCGATGAGACTGATGTAGTTTTTCAATCTCATAACTGGCCACACTGGGGAAAAGAAACTATAAAGGAATATATGCAAGATACAGCTGCGGTTTATCAATATATAAATAATCAAACATTGTATTGTATTAATCAAGGGATGACACCTGTTGAAATTTCAAGGAGTTTAAAACTTCCGGATAGGCTCAATAAAGTCTGGTATTGTCGTCAATATTATGGTACTCTAAGCCATAATATAAAAGCTGTTTATCAACGTTATATGGGTTGGTATGATGCTAATCCAGTCAATCTTAATCTGCTTACCCCTGAAGATACTGCAAAAAAATGGATTTCATATCTTGGTGATTTAGAAAAAGTTTTGAGTAAAGCGAAAGAGGATTTTGCACGAGGAGAGTACCAATGGGTAGCTCAGCTTACAAAGGAAATTGTGTTTGCTAAACCAAATTTTCAAGAAGCAAGAAATCTTTGTGCAATGGCACTTGAACAGCTTGGCTATCAAGCTGAGTGCGGTCCATGGCGTTGTGCATACCTTATGGGAGCGTGGGAGCTTCTTGAAGGAAATCAGTCAGACAATGAGGGAACTGCAAAAGGTCTCGAAACAATGATGATGGGGATGACAACAGAAATGATGCTCTCATATATAGATATTATGACAGATTCTATATTGGCACAGAATGATGAATTTACTCTTAACCTTAAGATTACTGATACGAATGAAGAATTCTTTACTATAAGAAGAGATGGTATTCTTCTTGTTTATAAGGGCGAATCAAAAAGTAACGTGGACTGTTCAATTAGTTTGAACCGTCTTCAGTTCTTATCTCTTATATTTGGTAAAAAAGAAGTTATAGATCAGATTGTTGTGGCAGGTGATAAAACTGTACTATTACGTCTGTTAAAATATATGGCACCACCAACGACTTCTTTTAATATAATAGAACCATAA
- a CDS encoding CD1845 family protein — protein MRWIIKIILFPIGLLISILTAFLTFLLGIGTAILYFLMLMCIVAAIGSFMQKDISLGIEALILGFLLSPYGIPMIGATVIAFLKGINEAIESI, from the coding sequence ATGAGATGGATAATAAAAATAATCTTGTTCCCAATCGGCTTGCTGATTAGTATCCTTACTGCATTTCTGACATTCTTGCTTGGCATAGGAACAGCTATTCTATATTTCTTGATGCTGATGTGTATAGTTGCTGCAATAGGCTCATTTATGCAAAAAGATATATCACTTGGCATTGAAGCGTTAATATTGGGGTTCTTGTTAAGCCCATACGGAATACCGATGATTGGAGCAACCGTTATAGCATTTCTTAAAGGAATAAATGAAGCGATAGAATCAATCTAA
- a CDS encoding acyltransferase family protein gives MLRKKKRDAVTFLKTANTITILVIILATATARMGETLLFRRVIFTFHMPIFFLLCGLELITHKEEGKKGWCDFLRRMALSFVFPYFLWSLIYSNFSYKNLIWLLYGSYESLIRAGTLPILWFFPCMFMARIISERVIVFTLSFASIKRFTLPLFTVLLFIAGIFLPKIGNLSYPWCINIAFTAAGFMLVGYSIKPLIEKVAKNLLSTVLIFIFSVTVFIAGSVLRAESLEMVLLRSGDYGNIIWFFVNSFSGCLLVLSISSLISRNWEKNEPVISEQNEEGINRVTMGILVIHMPLLQQVILPILGLIPFAIPKILIFPIGMILTKFISRYLIKVIARYVPQLFGIFPNEQMATINLEDI, from the coding sequence GTGCTTAGAAAGAAAAAAAGAGATGCAGTTACCTTCCTTAAAACTGCAAATACCATAACCATATTAGTTATTATCCTTGCAACAGCTACGGCTAGAATGGGAGAAACTTTACTTTTTCGTAGAGTGATTTTTACCTTTCATATGCCAATTTTCTTTCTGCTGTGTGGGCTCGAACTTATTACACATAAGGAGGAAGGGAAAAAAGGATGGTGCGATTTTCTGCGTAGAATGGCTCTTTCCTTTGTTTTTCCTTACTTTTTATGGTCATTGATTTATTCAAATTTTTCGTATAAAAACTTAATTTGGTTACTATATGGTTCGTATGAATCTTTAATTAGAGCTGGTACACTTCCTATATTATGGTTTTTTCCTTGTATGTTTATGGCTAGAATTATATCAGAGAGGGTTATTGTTTTTACTTTGAGTTTTGCTTCTATAAAGAGATTTACTTTGCCGTTATTTACTGTGCTTTTATTTATAGCGGGTATCTTTCTTCCAAAGATTGGGAATCTTTCTTATCCTTGGTGTATCAATATAGCTTTTACTGCCGCAGGTTTCATGTTGGTAGGATATTCTATAAAGCCACTGATTGAAAAAGTAGCAAAGAATCTGCTGAGTACAGTTTTAATATTTATATTTTCGGTCACTGTATTTATTGCAGGAAGTGTGTTAAGAGCAGAAAGTCTTGAAATGGTATTGCTAAGAAGTGGAGATTATGGAAATATAATTTGGTTTTTTGTAAACTCTTTTTCAGGCTGTTTGCTTGTACTTAGTATTTCATCTCTTATTAGCCGTAATTGGGAAAAGAATGAACCGGTAATAAGTGAGCAAAACGAAGAGGGAATTAACCGTGTTACTATGGGAATTTTAGTAATTCATATGCCTCTTTTACAACAGGTGATTTTACCGATTCTTGGACTTATCCCTTTTGCTATTCCAAAAATATTGATTTTTCCAATAGGTATGATTCTGACGAAGTTTATTTCGAGATATCTTATTAAAGTTATTGCTCGATATGTGCCACAGCTCTTTGGCATTTTTCCTAATGAGCAGATGGCAACAATAAATCTCGAAGATATTTAA